One window of the Esox lucius isolate fEsoLuc1 chromosome 8, fEsoLuc1.pri, whole genome shotgun sequence genome contains the following:
- the LOC117594805 gene encoding platelet glycoprotein V has translation MPNNTYLLQLNATDIKVLNEQSLAMLPYMLRFSISHSPLETVHPDAFEVAQQLLSVKLSSTSLFCLPPRVFRSLTSLEQLHLNGNRLESIASVLFEGLVKLNELDLSSNAITHLDPNVFRSLGSLRFLNLGRNSLQRLPPTVFQSLTWLQYLMLYKNRLEALEPDAFNDLANLLELHLHNNQISHIPPKVFWALGNLRTLTVSSNQLRGFPEKSFYHLPKLTKLTIYKNPLVSLPDKLMGQMPLMTEFYLYETNLITVPWNLFANMSALERLHLHLNNKLRELPPDLFCCVPNIQKLSLKSNDIQDLHGDLFSKLATVTTLFLNDNKVRALPRDIFRGNPSLEIIDLKSNLLQTLPSEVFSPVRGLQTVTLSGNLWDCRCDFRDIARWMKQNEAEAPTPTETETVEITPTTPTFQAPPTRHTDVRARSTKEVFIPTPTATPTTDLLAIFEEEHLLMQQSTEPLPLAPSDDHLLSPSFHNWLVIENRPEFVHNNRLDGWTYVWTLPPNPAFAGFLMAFHILLVAAGVALILAAIYGMYRLNQAMEDLGAVLTNRKHMSDRKQKDKL, from the exons ATGCCTAATAACACCTACCTACTGCAGCTCAACGCCACCGACATTAAGGTGTTGAACGAACAGAGTCTAGCCATGCTTCCCTACATGCTTCGTTTTAGCATCAGTCACAGCCCCCTGGAAACAGTCCACCCTGATGCCTTCGAAGTGGCCCAGCAACTCCTCTCCGTCAAGCTGTCTTCGACCAGCCTCTTCTGCCTCCCGCCACGGGTGTTCAGATCCCTGACCAGCCTGGAGCAGCTGCATCTGAACGGCAACCGCCTGGAGTCCATCGCCTCTGTGCTGTTTGAAGGTCTGGTCAAATTGAACGAACTGGATCTCAGTAGCAACGCCATCACTCACCTTGACCCCAACGTCTTCCGCAGTCTGGGCAGCCTACGCTTCCTCAACCTGGGGAGGAACTCCCTGCAACGGCTGCCTCCTACCGTGTTCCAGTCACTGACATGGCTGCAGTACCTCATGCTCTACAAAAACCGTCTGGAAGCTCTGGAGCCGGATGCGTTCAATGACTTGGCCAACCTCCTGGAGCTCCATCTGCACAACAACCAAATCTCCCACATACCTCCCAAGGTGTTCTGGGCCCTGGGCAACCTCAGGACCCTCACTGTGTCCTCAAACCAGCTCCGAGGCTTCCCAGAAAAGAGTTTCTACCATCTTCCAAAACTTACCAAGCTGACCATCTACAAAAACCCTCTAGTGTCACTGCCTGATAAGCTGATGGGCCAAATGCCTCTGATGACGGAGTTCTATCTGTACGAAACCAATCTGATCACAGTGCCCTGGAACCTGTTTGCCAACATGAGCGCGTTGGAACGGCTCCACCTTCACCTTAACAACAAGCTGAGGGAGCTGCCACCAGACCTGTTCTGCTGCGTGCCCAACATCCAGAAGCTTTCCCTCAAGTCCAACGACATCCAGGATCTACACGGAGATCTCTTCTCCAAGCTGGCCACTGTGACCACTCTGTTCCTAAATGACAACAAGGTCCGTGCCCTCCCTAGGGACATCTTCAGAGGCAATCCCAGCTTGGAAATCATCGACCTGAAGAGCAACCTGCTCCAGACACTTCCGTCAGAAGTCTTCTCCCCAGTACGGGGGCTGCAGACTGTCACTCTGAGTGGAAACCTGTGGGATTGCAGGTGTGACTTCAGAGACATTGCCCGTTGGATGAAGCAGAATGAAG CTGAAGCACCAACtcccacagagacagagactgtagaaatcacccccaccacccccaccttCCAGGCCCCACCAACCCGACACACAGATGTCAGGGCCAGGTCCACAAAAGAAGTGTTCATACCCACTCCAACTGCCACACCAACCACTGACCTTTTGGCCATTTTTGAAGAGGAACACCTATTAATGCAGCAGAGCACAGAACCCCTCCCCCTTGCACCAAGTGACGACCACCTCCTGTCCCCGTCCTTCCACAACTGGTTGGTGATTGAGAATCGTCCAGAGTTTGTGCACAACAACCGCCTGGATGGCTGGACTTACGTGTGGACGCTCCCTCCCAACCCAGCATTCGCCGGGTTTCTCATGGCCTTCCACATCCTGCTGGTAGCTGCCGGCGTTGCTCTGATTCTGGCTGCCATTTATGGGATGTACCGGCTCAACCAGGCAATGGAAGACCTAGGAGCAGTACTCACAAACAGGAAACACATGTCAGACAGGAAACAGAAAGATAAACTGTAG